The Paenibacillus tianjinensis genome has a window encoding:
- a CDS encoding CapA family protein, which translates to MYPPRSRKREKNKRSSKRRRRTVWSWINVSLLLMITAMLTYYFIGDSSGGLASQPQLTETTGSPSPSPETVNAAQPSATVTPEPEATATPEPSPSATPTPEVSPTPSPSEEAAVASSPESSGTGDNSSEDVSGLPGDVSGATVKLNFAGDVIFSGKVADLLQKKGYDYSYSALDGMFQKDDLTVVNLETPITTGGVGAENKQYVFKGAPEALDALKSAGVDAVNLANNHTLDQGEQGLLDTLSNLNTRGIPYVGAGKNSREAYTAQYFERNGIKIALLGFTRVIPHSDWMAGASKPGVASVYDSMEALKTIAAAKKKADLVVVVVHWGKERVEQYDASQQTLGRSFIDAGADLVMGGHPHVLQGIEPYKGKWIAYSTGNFIFTRSTTAATWETAVFQAECGITGQCSLTLHPMDAELGQPVPMNDADGQLLLNKVQSLSSGLVKIGSDGRVTESR; encoded by the coding sequence ATGTATCCGCCGCGATCACGCAAAAGAGAGAAGAATAAGCGCAGCAGTAAACGCCGACGCAGAACGGTATGGTCATGGATTAATGTAAGCTTATTATTAATGATTACTGCCATGTTAACCTATTATTTTATTGGAGACTCTAGCGGCGGGCTGGCCTCGCAGCCACAGTTAACGGAGACAACAGGTTCGCCATCCCCATCCCCGGAGACGGTTAATGCTGCCCAGCCTTCCGCAACGGTGACACCTGAGCCGGAAGCTACTGCTACACCTGAACCGTCGCCTTCCGCTACTCCTACTCCGGAGGTTTCACCAACACCTTCTCCATCTGAGGAGGCTGCTGTAGCCTCTTCGCCTGAGAGCAGCGGTACAGGTGATAACAGTTCAGAGGACGTTTCCGGCTTGCCCGGGGATGTTTCAGGGGCAACCGTTAAGCTCAATTTTGCCGGGGATGTCATTTTCTCGGGTAAAGTAGCCGATCTGCTTCAGAAGAAGGGCTATGATTACTCCTACTCTGCGCTGGACGGCATGTTCCAGAAGGATGATCTGACCGTAGTAAATCTGGAGACCCCGATTACCACTGGTGGCGTAGGTGCAGAGAACAAGCAGTATGTGTTCAAGGGAGCCCCGGAAGCGCTGGATGCGCTCAAGTCAGCAGGTGTGGATGCGGTCAATCTGGCCAACAATCATACGCTGGACCAGGGAGAGCAGGGGCTGCTGGATACACTGAGCAACCTGAACACACGGGGGATTCCTTATGTAGGCGCAGGTAAGAACAGCCGAGAAGCATACACCGCCCAATATTTTGAACGGAACGGGATCAAGATCGCACTCCTCGGCTTTACCCGTGTCATTCCGCACAGTGATTGGATGGCGGGGGCAAGCAAGCCGGGGGTAGCCAGCGTCTATGACAGTATGGAAGCGCTGAAGACCATTGCAGCCGCCAAGAAAAAAGCGGATCTGGTTGTCGTAGTTGTCCATTGGGGCAAAGAGCGGGTGGAACAGTATGACGCTTCCCAGCAGACCCTGGGCCGCAGCTTCATTGATGCCGGAGCAGATCTTGTCATGGGCGGTCATCCGCATGTACTGCAGGGGATCGAACCTTACAAAGGCAAGTGGATTGCCTACAGCACTGGGAATTTCATTTTTACACGCTCAACGACTGCAGCCACCTGGGAGACGGCTGTCTTTCAGGCGGAATGCGGCATTACAGGCCAGTGTTCGCTTACTCTGCATCCGATGGATGCGGAATTAGGCCAGCCGGTGCCAATGAATGATGCTGACGGACAGCTTTTGCTGAACAAGGTTCAGTCCCTATCCTCCGGTTTAGTCAAGATCGGCAGTGACGGCCGCGTTACCGAAAGCCGGTAG
- the hemG gene encoding protoporphyrinogen oxidase, with translation MTGMPRKIVIIGGGLSGLSAAFYVRKFYREVGYRPDIVLIEKETALGGKIETLHRDGFVIEKGPDSFLARKTVMSDLAKELKLDHELVTTNPNAKKTYILQRGKLHPMPAGLVLGIPTELKPFLKSGLVSFSGKMRAMLDFVIPSRRSSEDESLGELIERRLGTEVLENMTEPLLAGIYAGDMRKISLQATFPQFGEVERKYGSLIRGMTTGRKPVETHTGTKKSAFLTFRNGLQSLVEALIRELHDVEQRTGTAAAGITVLNNTATDAPRYEVKLETGEILQADDIYVTVQDFAAAELFRPYVDVSPLENVNYVSVANVVLAFAKKDIVTEYDGSGFLVPRKEGRNITACTWTSTKWLHTSPDDKVLLRCYVGRSGDEQNVELPDQALTELVLKDLREIMGITAKPLFAEITRLKHSMPQYPVGHPARIAGFRRELGQKLPGVYAFGAGYDAIGLPDCIKQAKEAAESAAAGLKKQPEAEAVFI, from the coding sequence ATGACCGGTATGCCCCGGAAGATCGTTATTATCGGCGGAGGCCTCAGCGGCCTCAGCGCCGCGTTTTATGTCCGTAAATTTTACCGGGAAGTCGGATACCGGCCTGATATTGTGCTGATCGAGAAGGAAACTGCGCTCGGCGGCAAAATTGAAACTTTGCACCGCGACGGCTTCGTCATTGAGAAGGGGCCGGATTCCTTTCTGGCCCGCAAAACAGTGATGAGTGATCTGGCCAAGGAGCTTAAGCTGGATCATGAGCTGGTAACAACCAATCCGAATGCCAAGAAGACGTACATACTGCAGCGGGGCAAGCTTCACCCGATGCCGGCCGGGCTGGTTCTCGGCATTCCTACCGAGCTGAAGCCGTTCCTCAAGAGCGGCCTGGTATCCTTCAGCGGTAAAATGCGGGCGATGCTCGATTTCGTGATTCCGTCGCGCCGGAGCAGCGAAGATGAGTCCCTCGGAGAGCTGATCGAGCGTCGCCTGGGAACAGAGGTCCTGGAGAATATGACAGAACCGCTGCTCGCCGGCATTTATGCGGGCGATATGCGTAAGATCAGCCTTCAGGCCACCTTTCCGCAATTCGGTGAAGTTGAGCGCAAGTACGGCAGCCTGATCCGCGGAATGACTACCGGCCGCAAGCCCGTCGAGACGCATACGGGTACCAAGAAAAGTGCCTTCCTGACCTTCCGTAATGGTCTGCAAAGCCTTGTGGAGGCCTTAATCCGTGAACTGCATGATGTGGAGCAGCGGACTGGAACGGCAGCAGCGGGGATTACGGTGCTGAACAATACTGCCACTGATGCCCCGCGGTATGAGGTGAAGCTGGAGACTGGTGAAATTCTGCAGGCGGATGATATTTATGTCACTGTACAGGATTTTGCTGCAGCGGAGCTGTTCCGTCCGTATGTTGATGTATCTCCGCTGGAGAACGTTAATTATGTATCGGTTGCGAATGTAGTGCTGGCTTTTGCCAAGAAGGACATCGTCACCGAGTATGACGGCTCCGGTTTTCTAGTTCCACGTAAGGAAGGACGCAATATTACAGCTTGCACGTGGACCTCCACGAAATGGCTGCACACCAGCCCTGATGACAAAGTACTGCTGCGCTGCTACGTCGGGCGTTCCGGTGATGAGCAGAATGTGGAGCTGCCGGATCAGGCGCTGACGGAACTGGTGCTGAAGGATCTGCGGGAAATCATGGGCATTACAGCTAAACCTCTGTTTGCCGAAATTACCCGGCTTAAGCATTCGATGCCGCAATATCCTGTCGGGCATCCGGCCAGAATAGCCGGTTTCCGCCGTGAGCTGGGACAGAAGCTGCCTGGCGTTTATGCTTTTGGCGCAGGCTATGATGCTATTGGCTTGCCGGACTGCATTAAGCAGGCTAAGGAAGCAGCCGAAAGCGCTGCGGCCGGCTTGAAGAAACAGCCGGAAGCTGAAGCTGTATTCATTTAA
- a CDS encoding glycerophosphodiester phosphodiesterase, translating into MRNICVAHRGFSGKAPENTLAAVRMALALPYVRWMEIDVQLTRDGVPVVIHDFTLDRTTNGHGKVKNMDFEPMRRLDAGVWKSRAFRGEKVPSLEEVLDLASGRLKLNIELKTSGDMYPGLEKAVMDLISAKGMRDEVVLTSFDAGVLQRVKELDARFRTGLIYDSRSGDPARKVKELDCSFLSISFTRINAGLAKLLAERGVKTMAWTVDKAKEMRRLAEMHSDIMICTNRPDIWGDTFLEV; encoded by the coding sequence ATGAGAAATATATGTGTTGCCCATCGCGGGTTTTCCGGTAAAGCCCCGGAGAACACACTCGCCGCCGTCCGGATGGCACTTGCGCTGCCCTATGTCCGCTGGATGGAAATCGATGTGCAGCTGACCAGGGACGGCGTGCCGGTTGTGATTCATGATTTCACACTGGACCGGACAACCAACGGCCACGGGAAAGTGAAAAATATGGATTTTGAGCCTATGCGGCGCTTGGATGCGGGAGTCTGGAAGAGCCGTGCCTTCCGCGGGGAAAAGGTTCCTTCACTCGAAGAGGTGCTGGATCTTGCTTCCGGGAGACTGAAGCTGAATATTGAGCTGAAGACGAGCGGCGACATGTATCCGGGTCTGGAGAAGGCGGTCATGGATCTGATCTCTGCCAAAGGCATGCGCGATGAGGTAGTGCTGACCTCCTTCGATGCAGGGGTGCTTCAACGGGTAAAAGAACTGGATGCCCGGTTTCGTACCGGGCTGATCTATGACTCCCGTTCAGGGGATCCTGCACGTAAGGTGAAGGAGCTGGACTGCTCCTTTCTGTCAATCAGCTTTACTAGAATCAATGCGGGGCTGGCCAAGCTGCTGGCTGAACGCGGAGTGAAGACTATGGCCTGGACCGTAGATAAGGCGAAGGAGATGCGCCGCCTGGCTGAGATGCATTCGGATATCATGATCTGTACGAACCGCCCGGATATATGGGGTGACACTTTTTTGGAAGTCTGA
- the hemH gene encoding ferrochelatase: MDSVTAKIGVLVMSYGTPESLEGVEAYYTHIRRGNAPSPEQLKELKDRYEAIVGGVFPLRENTDHQVEALQEMLNRSGGDVEYVCYQGLKHARPFIEDGVEAMVRDGITQAVGIVLAPHYSVMSVGTYIKRAKEKADASGIRMEFVESYHLHPELIDVLSRRVSAKLDQFEETGAARGDVQVLFSAHSLPERILAMGDPYRDQLLETSKAIADRAGVTSWQFTWQSAGRTAEPWLGPDILDTLRELSTSQVKYVLSAPIGFVSDHLEVLYDLDIEAQALASELDLRLMRIDSLNSDPAYMSVLSDVVRTKSSQLKVIQP, from the coding sequence ATGGATTCCGTGACAGCTAAAATTGGTGTACTTGTGATGTCTTACGGCACGCCTGAAAGTCTGGAGGGTGTGGAAGCCTATTACACTCATATCCGGCGCGGCAACGCGCCTTCCCCGGAGCAGCTTAAAGAGCTGAAGGACCGCTACGAAGCGATTGTCGGCGGCGTGTTCCCGCTCCGGGAGAATACGGACCATCAGGTGGAGGCTCTTCAGGAGATGCTGAACCGCAGCGGCGGGGATGTGGAATATGTGTGCTACCAGGGACTCAAGCATGCCCGGCCTTTTATTGAAGACGGCGTTGAAGCTATGGTGCGGGATGGCATTACCCAGGCGGTCGGCATTGTACTTGCCCCCCATTATTCTGTAATGAGTGTAGGCACATACATCAAACGGGCAAAAGAAAAAGCGGATGCCAGCGGAATCCGGATGGAATTCGTGGAGAGCTACCACCTGCATCCGGAACTGATAGACGTGCTCAGCAGACGGGTATCAGCAAAGCTGGATCAATTTGAAGAGACCGGCGCAGCCCGCGGAGATGTGCAGGTCTTATTCAGCGCGCATAGCCTGCCTGAACGGATTCTTGCCATGGGCGATCCTTACCGGGACCAGCTGCTCGAAACCTCCAAGGCAATCGCTGACAGGGCAGGAGTCACCTCCTGGCAGTTCACCTGGCAGAGTGCAGGCAGAACGGCTGAACCTTGGCTGGGCCCGGACATTCTGGATACACTGCGTGAGCTGTCCACAAGCCAGGTGAAGTATGTGCTGTCTGCTCCAATCGGATTCGTGTCCGACCATCTGGAAGTGCTGTACGATCTTGATATCGAAGCCCAGGCGCTTGCTTCCGAGCTGGATCTGCGGCTGATGCGGATTGATTCGTTAAATAGTGATCCGGCGTATATGTCTGTGCTAAGCGATGTAGTCCGCACCAAGTCAAGTCAGCTGAAGGTGATTCAGCCATGA
- a CDS encoding DUF1450 domain-containing protein, which translates to MANEIQICDQCNHTRMKTILPKLRKMAPDAEIKVGCKSYCGPCGKRAFIYINGRYVSAPTEDEVLAKAEAFVKRPVAKD; encoded by the coding sequence ATGGCTAACGAAATACAAATTTGTGATCAATGCAATCACACCCGAATGAAAACCATCCTGCCCAAGCTGCGCAAAATGGCGCCGGACGCCGAGATCAAAGTCGGCTGTAAGTCCTACTGCGGACCTTGCGGCAAACGGGCCTTTATCTATATTAATGGACGTTATGTCAGTGCTCCAACTGAGGATGAAGTGCTGGCGAAGGCGGAAGCTTTTGTAAAGCGGCCGGTGGCCAAAGACTAA
- a CDS encoding O-methyltransferase, protein MPNQEEYSEMLYTEDELLLEVKQAIADHGMPEVSIAPGYGRLLSMLVRLSRSTRILEIGALGGYSGICLCRGLASGGQLTSLELKEEYAGLAHSHLAKAGFGEAVEYKIGPALDSLKGLEAEGRTFDFFFIDADKENYPNYLEYAIRLASPGAIIAGDNIFLRGRTLNTDKNGPAVQAMRRFNEMIASDERLTSTLLPAYDGLALAMVK, encoded by the coding sequence ATGCCTAATCAGGAAGAATACAGTGAAATGCTCTATACAGAGGATGAATTATTGCTTGAGGTCAAACAGGCGATTGCAGATCACGGGATGCCTGAGGTCTCCATCGCTCCGGGGTACGGGCGGCTGCTCTCGATGCTGGTCCGTCTGTCCCGCTCCACCCGCATTCTGGAGATTGGTGCGCTTGGGGGATACAGCGGTATATGCTTATGCCGCGGATTGGCCTCCGGCGGACAGCTGACCTCTCTTGAGCTGAAGGAAGAATACGCCGGACTGGCACATAGCCACTTAGCCAAAGCAGGCTTCGGCGAAGCCGTTGAATACAAAATCGGCCCTGCGCTGGACAGCCTGAAGGGGCTCGAAGCGGAGGGCCGGACATTTGATTTCTTTTTCATTGATGCGGACAAAGAGAATTATCCGAATTATCTGGAGTATGCAATCCGTCTGGCATCACCGGGGGCCATTATCGCCGGGGATAATATTTTCCTGCGCGGCCGCACCCTGAATACAGATAAGAACGGACCCGCAGTACAGGCGATGCGCCGGTTCAACGAGATGATCGCCAGCGATGAGCGGCTGACCAGCACGCTGCTGCCAGCGTACGATGGACTGGCTTTAGCCATGGTGAAGTAA
- a CDS encoding fumarylacetoacetate hydrolase family protein → MCADVNNVYCVGRNYRLHAEELGNKVPAEPLIFLKPSHAAVPLDKAIIHLPQDAGLIHYEGELVLRIARDYVPGMSVDELVDVMALGLDFTLRDVHNDLQKKGLPWTPAKGFKNAAPLTPYIAFPEKEELEATDFTVLKNGVEVQRGNVKDMIFSLQKIVEFIAARYGLGKDDVIFTGTPAGVGPVVSGDSFELFWGDKLLGTCLIG, encoded by the coding sequence ATGTGTGCTGATGTAAATAATGTGTACTGTGTTGGACGTAATTATAGATTGCATGCGGAGGAACTGGGGAACAAGGTTCCTGCAGAACCGCTGATTTTTCTGAAGCCCTCCCATGCTGCTGTTCCGCTCGATAAAGCTATCATTCATCTTCCCCAGGACGCCGGGCTGATCCACTATGAGGGAGAACTTGTCCTGCGTATCGCCCGGGATTATGTGCCGGGCATGAGTGTCGATGAGCTGGTGGATGTCATGGCGCTGGGCCTCGATTTCACACTGCGGGATGTGCACAATGACCTGCAGAAGAAGGGGCTGCCCTGGACGCCGGCCAAAGGCTTCAAGAACGCCGCCCCGCTCACCCCTTATATTGCCTTTCCAGAAAAAGAAGAACTTGAGGCTACAGACTTCACTGTTCTCAAGAATGGTGTCGAGGTGCAGCGGGGGAATGTGAAGGATATGATCTTTTCACTGCAAAAAATCGTCGAATTCATAGCTGCGCGGTATGGGCTTGGTAAAGATGATGTGATTTTTACCGGAACCCCGGCAGGGGTGGGGCCGGTCGTTTCAGGAGACTCCTTCGAGCTGTTCTGGGGCGACAAGCTTTTAGGCACCTGCCTCATCGGTTAA
- a CDS encoding MFS transporter, whose amino-acid sequence MKNWETWKVNLMVLWFGQFLVNAGMTMITPFLSLYLAKDLGVTGDHAIGMWAGLIFAANFLTSFLFQPLWGKLADKYGRKIMLLRSSFGMAIVMVLMGFAQSPMQLLLLRLLNGTISGFNPASIALVSGTTPKPRMGFAMGLMQSGSVAGTILGPLIGGALADWIGFRPIFYVVGALLFVASLLALFLVKEKFNRVEAAKVPQVSVLEGFKELAKVPQLPALFGVTFLLQFAMISPMSLLPLYVEKLHGSAVNIAFWAGMVSAVTGISNMLASPLLGRLSDKVGAHRILTYALIGASLFLIPQAFVTSVWQLIIIRFLMGVFMGGLLPSVNALIRSYTPDGKESRAFGFNSSTLALGNMLGAVIGGFLSGYIGIEGLFIISGGFLLINTVWVRLKLYKPTRHHWFR is encoded by the coding sequence TTGAAGAATTGGGAGACTTGGAAGGTCAACCTCATGGTGCTTTGGTTTGGCCAATTTCTGGTAAATGCCGGCATGACGATGATTACCCCGTTCCTGTCTCTTTATCTCGCCAAGGATCTGGGTGTAACCGGTGATCACGCTATCGGAATGTGGGCAGGCCTTATTTTTGCCGCAAACTTTTTGACCTCGTTCTTATTCCAGCCGCTGTGGGGCAAGCTCGCCGACAAATACGGCCGCAAAATCATGCTTCTGCGCTCCAGCTTCGGTATGGCCATCGTCATGGTACTGATGGGCTTCGCGCAGTCACCGATGCAGCTCCTGCTGCTGCGTCTGTTAAACGGGACGATTTCCGGCTTCAACCCGGCCTCCATCGCGCTGGTATCCGGTACAACACCCAAACCCCGTATGGGCTTTGCCATGGGGCTGATGCAATCCGGGTCGGTGGCCGGAACGATTCTGGGACCGCTGATCGGCGGGGCGCTGGCTGACTGGATCGGCTTCCGCCCGATTTTTTATGTCGTCGGTGCACTGCTGTTCGTCGCTTCGCTGCTCGCTTTATTCCTCGTGAAAGAGAAATTCAACCGGGTCGAAGCCGCAAAAGTGCCTCAGGTCTCCGTCCTCGAAGGATTTAAAGAACTGGCCAAGGTACCGCAGCTGCCGGCACTGTTCGGTGTGACCTTCCTGCTGCAGTTTGCGATGATCAGCCCGATGTCCCTGCTGCCGCTGTATGTGGAGAAGCTGCATGGCTCAGCCGTAAATATTGCATTCTGGGCAGGGATGGTCAGCGCAGTTACCGGTATATCCAACATGCTGGCTTCTCCGCTTCTCGGCAGGCTGAGCGACAAGGTCGGCGCCCATCGTATCTTGACTTATGCACTGATCGGCGCGTCGCTGTTCCTTATTCCGCAAGCCTTTGTAACAAGCGTCTGGCAGCTGATCATCATCCGTTTCCTGATGGGAGTGTTTATGGGAGGGCTCCTGCCAAGCGTGAACGCACTCATCCGTTCCTATACTCCAGACGGCAAAGAGAGCAGGGCCTTCGGCTTCAACAGCAGCACGCTGGCCCTGGGTAATATGCTTGGAGCAGTTATCGGCGGATTCTTATCGGGTTATATCGGGATTGAAGGCTTGTTCATTATTTCCGGCGGATTCCTGCTAATCAATACAGTCTGGGTACGGCTCAAGCTGTACAAGCCGACGCGGCATCATTGGTTCCGCTGA
- a CDS encoding THUMP domain-containing class I SAM-dependent RNA methyltransferase has translation MGKLQLIATAPMGLEAVVARELNELGYETTTENGRVLFSGDYIDICRCNLWLRTSDRVLVKMGQFPAKTFDELFEGVKAINWEDWIPENGEFPVEGRSHKSQLTSVPACQGIVKKAIVEKLKQSYRTEWFPENGPRYVVEVILLNDIALITLDTTGPALHKRGYRRQATEAPLKETMAAALIQLSRWNGHRPLFDPCCGSGTILIEAAMIAWNIAPGLRRSFPSEHWPEIPKRLWEEARDEAFDAVRDDYPLQLTGTDIDPAAIEIAEAAAKSAGLAGEITFKHLAAAKARPEGDYGCIITNPPYGERISNDKEVEKLTRQFGEMMLYLPTWSFFAISPYKEFEQYYGRKADKRRKLYNGRIECQYYQYLGPLPPRNPQ, from the coding sequence TTGGGTAAATTACAATTGATCGCCACCGCCCCTATGGGACTGGAGGCTGTAGTAGCACGTGAACTAAACGAACTGGGTTATGAGACCACAACCGAGAACGGACGGGTCCTATTCAGCGGGGATTATATCGATATCTGCCGCTGCAATTTATGGCTGCGTACCTCTGACCGGGTCCTGGTCAAAATGGGCCAATTCCCGGCCAAAACCTTTGATGAGCTGTTCGAAGGCGTCAAAGCGATCAACTGGGAAGACTGGATTCCCGAAAACGGGGAGTTTCCGGTAGAAGGACGGTCCCACAAATCCCAGCTTACCAGCGTACCTGCCTGCCAGGGGATTGTCAAGAAAGCGATTGTTGAGAAGCTGAAGCAGTCATACCGCACCGAGTGGTTCCCGGAGAACGGCCCGCGCTACGTGGTTGAAGTGATTCTGCTGAACGACATCGCCCTGATTACTCTGGATACCACCGGTCCTGCACTGCACAAACGCGGCTACCGCCGCCAGGCGACAGAAGCGCCGCTGAAGGAAACCATGGCTGCCGCCCTCATCCAGCTTAGCCGCTGGAACGGCCACCGCCCATTGTTCGATCCGTGCTGCGGTTCCGGCACCATCCTGATCGAAGCGGCAATGATTGCCTGGAACATCGCGCCCGGACTGCGGCGTTCGTTCCCGTCTGAACATTGGCCGGAGATTCCGAAGCGTCTGTGGGAAGAAGCCCGTGACGAGGCCTTCGATGCCGTACGCGACGATTATCCGCTGCAATTGACCGGTACCGATATTGATCCGGCAGCAATTGAAATTGCCGAAGCAGCTGCCAAAAGCGCTGGGCTGGCCGGAGAAATCACCTTCAAGCATCTCGCGGCTGCCAAAGCCCGCCCTGAAGGCGATTACGGCTGCATCATCACGAACCCGCCTTATGGTGAGCGGATCAGCAATGACAAGGAAGTGGAAAAGCTGACCCGCCAATTCGGCGAGATGATGCTGTATTTGCCGACCTGGTCCTTTTTTGCGATCAGCCCCTACAAAGAATTCGAGCAATACTACGGCCGCAAAGCAGACAAGCGCCGCAAGCTGTACAACGGCCGGATTGAATGCCAATATTATCAGTATCTGGGCCCGCTCCCGCCGCGTAATCCGCAATAA
- a CDS encoding aldo/keto reductase: MKHLTDTAILNNGVHMPWFGLGTYKAEGAEVAKAVATALELGYRSIDTAAVYGNEEEVGQSIAASGVARDSLFVTTKVWNTDQGYDTTLRAFETSCKKLGLDVIDLYLIHWPGQTLYKDTWRALERLYEEGRVRAIGVSNFQIHHLEELKKESSIVPAVNQVELHPRFIQKELHDYCAQHQIQIEAWAPLMKGRLQDNELLQGIAGKHGKTVSQVILRWGLQNSIVIIPKSVTASRIKENSEIFDFELSADEVSAISGLDAGERIGTNPDNLLF, translated from the coding sequence ATGAAGCATCTAACAGACACGGCGATATTGAATAACGGTGTGCATATGCCCTGGTTTGGTCTTGGGACCTACAAAGCGGAAGGGGCTGAAGTGGCCAAGGCGGTAGCAACCGCACTCGAGCTGGGGTACCGCAGCATCGACACCGCAGCCGTGTACGGCAATGAAGAAGAGGTCGGCCAGTCGATAGCCGCAAGCGGTGTAGCGCGGGACAGCCTGTTCGTGACTACCAAAGTGTGGAATACCGATCAGGGATATGATACAACTCTGCGGGCCTTTGAAACCAGCTGCAAAAAGCTCGGGCTGGATGTCATTGATCTGTATTTGATCCATTGGCCGGGCCAGACCCTATATAAGGACACCTGGCGTGCCCTGGAGCGTTTGTACGAGGAAGGCCGTGTGCGGGCGATCGGGGTCAGCAATTTCCAGATCCATCATCTGGAGGAATTGAAAAAGGAGAGCAGTATTGTTCCAGCAGTCAATCAGGTGGAGCTGCATCCGCGGTTTATCCAGAAGGAGCTGCATGACTACTGTGCACAGCATCAGATCCAGATTGAAGCGTGGGCACCCCTGATGAAGGGAAGACTGCAGGATAACGAGCTGCTGCAGGGCATCGCCGGGAAACACGGCAAGACGGTATCCCAGGTTATTCTGCGCTGGGGGCTGCAGAACTCCATCGTCATCATTCCCAAGTCGGTTACGGCTTCGCGGATCAAAGAAAACAGCGAGATTTTTGATTTTGAGCTGTCAGCGGATGAAGTTAGCGCGATTAGCGGGCTGGATGCCGGAGAGCGGATCGGCACGAATCCGGATAACCTGCTGTTCTAG
- the hemE gene encoding uroporphyrinogen decarboxylase produces the protein MTYNDTFIRACRQQDTDHVPVWYMRQAGRYDPEYRKIKEKYSLLEICSQPELAAEVTLMPVRKLGVDAAILYSDIMNPVASIGVKFDIVKNIGPVIENRVATAADVDRLKPIDVEGDLSHVLETIAILDKELDVPLITFAGAPFTIASYLIEGRPSKSYHRTKEMMFSQPRVWEKLMDKLGDMVIAYLRAHVKSGGKAFQLFDSWVGALAPRDFERYVLPTISRIFAELSDLDVPKIYFPGVSSGELLPSLTKLQADVIGLDWRVSLTEGRRRTGGGFAIQGNLDPYLLTAPMDLLKERAKDLIDEGIQEPGYIFNLGHGLFPEASLDTLRELTEYIHAYSEQALKQAAAQK, from the coding sequence ATGACCTACAATGATACTTTTATCCGCGCCTGCAGACAGCAGGACACGGACCACGTTCCCGTATGGTACATGCGGCAAGCCGGCCGTTATGATCCCGAGTACCGTAAAATCAAGGAAAAATATTCGCTGCTGGAAATTTGCAGCCAGCCGGAACTTGCAGCGGAAGTGACCTTGATGCCTGTGCGCAAGCTGGGTGTGGATGCGGCTATCCTGTATTCCGACATTATGAACCCGGTGGCTTCCATCGGTGTGAAGTTTGACATCGTGAAGAATATTGGCCCGGTTATCGAGAATAGGGTTGCGACAGCTGCCGATGTGGATCGGCTGAAACCGATTGATGTAGAAGGCGACCTCAGCCATGTGCTGGAGACTATCGCCATACTGGACAAGGAGCTGGATGTACCGCTGATTACATTCGCCGGTGCCCCGTTTACGATTGCCAGTTATTTAATTGAAGGCAGGCCTTCAAAGAGTTATCACCGTACCAAAGAAATGATGTTCAGCCAGCCCCGCGTATGGGAGAAGCTGATGGATAAGCTGGGCGATATGGTAATTGCTTATCTGCGTGCCCATGTGAAGAGCGGCGGCAAAGCCTTTCAGCTGTTCGACAGCTGGGTGGGTGCACTGGCACCGCGTGACTTCGAACGGTATGTGCTGCCTACGATTTCCCGTATTTTTGCCGAATTGTCGGACCTTGATGTACCGAAGATTTATTTCCCGGGCGTAAGCTCCGGGGAACTGCTGCCAAGCCTTACCAAATTGCAGGCTGATGTCATTGGACTGGACTGGCGCGTGAGTCTTACTGAAGGCAGACGCAGAACCGGCGGAGGTTTTGCCATTCAGGGCAATCTCGATCCTTATCTGCTGACAGCGCCAATGGATCTGCTCAAGGAACGGGCGAAGGATTTGATTGATGAGGGCATTCAGGAGCCTGGATATATATTTAATCTGGGTCACGGCTTATTTCCGGAAGCTTCGCTGGACACGCTAAGAGAGCTGACGGAGTACATCCATGCGTATTCAGAGCAGGCTCTGAAACAAGCAGCTGCACAGAAATAA